A single region of the Micropterus dolomieu isolate WLL.071019.BEF.003 ecotype Adirondacks linkage group LG02, ASM2129224v1, whole genome shotgun sequence genome encodes:
- the bud31 gene encoding protein BUD31 homolog, with protein MPKVKRSRKPPPDGWELIEPTLDELDQKMREAETEPHEGKRKVESLWPIFRLHHQRSRYIFDLFYKRKAISRELYEYCIKEGYADKNLIAKWKKQGYENLCCLRCIQTRDTNFGTNCICRVPKSKLEVGRIIECTHCGCRGCSG; from the exons ATGCCCAAAGTAAAGAGGAGTCGGAAGCCGCCCCCGGACGGCTGGGAGCTTATTGAGCCCACTTTGGACGAGCTGGATCAGAAAATGAGAGAAG CTGAAACGGAGCCCCATGAGGGAAAGCGGAAGGTGGAGTCCCTTTGGCCAATTTTCAGGCTGCATCATCAGCGGAGTCGATACATCTTCGACCTCTTCTATAAAAGGAAAGCCATCAGCAGAG AGCTGTATGAGTACTGTATAAAGGAAGGCTATGCAGATAAGAACCTGATTGCCAAGTGGAAGAAGCAGGGCTACGAGAACCTGTGCTGCCTGCGTTGCATCCAAACACGAGACACCAACTTTGGAACCAATTGCATCTGCCGAGTTCCCAAGAGCAAGCTGGAAGTC GGAAGGATCATTGAATGCACTCACTGTGGATGCAGAGGATGCTCTGGCTaa